One Brachyspira pilosicoli P43/6/78 genomic window carries:
- a CDS encoding sodium-dependent transporter, which yields MKEREKLGSRLGFILVSAGCAVGMGNVWRFPYITGQYGGGAFVVLYIISIVAFCTIPMIMEFAVGRAGGHDISNSFLKLEKKGQHWHKIGYVQIIGNVLLMLFYTTICGWCLAYFYFTLTGKFTSLDANQIGTFFNGVLGSPSTLILWMGVSVLIGILICSFGLQNGVERASKFMMISLFALLIVLIIRAVTLDGAVEGLKFYLIPDFNKLFGGGFSGFIGIFYAAIGQAFFSLSVGQGGMAIFGSYIDKKQRLTGEALIVVALDTLVALLAGLLIFPASFAFNVNPGQGAGLTFVTLPNIFNSMPLGRLWGSLFFLFLAMAALTTIIAVFENIYSFAMDKFGLSRKKVSVILFFVVFFGSLPTALGFNVLSHINPLGEGTVILDLLDFIVSNNILPLGALVTLFFCTRKFGWGFDNFLKEVNTGEGIKFPAYLRLYSSYIIPLIILAIFVYEYLNKFVLK from the coding sequence ATGAAAGAGAGAGAAAAACTTGGCAGCAGATTAGGGTTTATACTTGTTTCGGCTGGCTGTGCTGTAGGTATGGGTAATGTTTGGAGATTTCCTTATATTACAGGTCAGTACGGCGGAGGTGCATTTGTTGTACTTTATATTATATCTATAGTGGCATTTTGTACTATACCTATGATTATGGAGTTTGCTGTAGGGAGAGCCGGCGGCCATGATATATCTAACTCTTTTCTAAAATTAGAGAAAAAAGGTCAGCATTGGCACAAAATAGGCTATGTTCAGATTATTGGTAATGTACTTCTTATGTTGTTTTATACTACTATATGCGGTTGGTGTTTAGCTTATTTTTATTTTACTTTAACTGGCAAGTTTACTTCATTAGATGCTAATCAGATTGGAACTTTTTTTAATGGCGTACTTGGAAGCCCTTCTACTTTAATTTTGTGGATGGGAGTTAGTGTATTAATAGGTATTCTAATTTGTTCTTTTGGGCTTCAAAACGGAGTTGAGAGAGCAAGTAAGTTTATGATGATATCTTTATTTGCTTTGCTTATAGTGTTAATAATAAGAGCTGTAACTTTAGACGGTGCTGTTGAGGGATTAAAATTCTATTTAATTCCTGATTTCAATAAATTATTCGGCGGCGGATTTTCTGGTTTTATTGGTATATTTTATGCTGCTATTGGACAGGCTTTCTTCTCTCTTAGTGTTGGTCAGGGAGGAATGGCTATATTTGGAAGCTATATAGATAAAAAACAAAGATTAACAGGGGAAGCTCTTATAGTTGTAGCATTAGATACATTAGTAGCTTTGCTTGCTGGTCTTTTAATATTTCCTGCTAGTTTTGCTTTTAATGTTAATCCTGGTCAGGGAGCTGGATTAACTTTTGTTACTTTGCCTAATATATTTAACTCTATGCCTTTGGGAAGATTATGGGGCTCTTTATTCTTCTTATTCCTTGCTATGGCTGCTCTTACTACTATCATTGCTGTATTTGAAAATATATATTCTTTTGCTATGGATAAGTTTGGATTATCAAGAAAGAAAGTTTCTGTAATATTATTTTTCGTAGTGTTCTTTGGAAGCTTGCCTACTGCTTTAGGTTTTAATGTTTTATCACATATTAATCCTTTGGGCGAGGGTACTGTAATACTTGATTTATTAGACTTTATAGTAAGTAATAATATACTTCCTCTTGGTGCTTTGGTTACTTTATTCTTCTGTACTAGAAAGTTTGGCTGGGGATTTGATAATTTTCTTAAAGAGGTTAATACTGGTGAAGGAATTAAATTCCCTGCATATTTAAGACTTTATAGCAGTTACATTATACCGCTTATAATACTTGCTATATTTGTTTATGAATACTTAAATAAATTTGTATTGAAATAA
- the rpoN gene encoding RNA polymerase factor sigma-54, producing MSSSINLSTNIKTQLRHELRLNAQTKLWLDTISMPAIELKEKIEKEMEENPFLEYDFKNTSNKDIDNIIENTLQSEGESLFEHLKTQINIAFDNKKDIELAEHICSFIDKEGYIKTPYETISETLNANIKDVQRIINILKTFDPLGVCAKDIGECLSIQLKSRDDIEESIKEIAIKIVENFLKELGSKNYDYIANEINITKDKVLEALKIIQTLEPYPAREYNTTPIKYIVPEIFIFKENNEWVVKTNESFIKPLKISKKYSKLINEGKNSSREDINFLKEKKKMAESLINAVGERKKTLLKVGEGLLKFQLPFFENGKEFVKPLKLQDLSLEVSLSESTISRISNGKYLNTVWGTFSIKYFFSKELKGGVSSRAVKEIIKRIIKDSPAKLTDEKIRLILKSEGIDISRRTVAKYRLSSSIL from the coding sequence ATGAGTTCATCTATCAATTTATCTACAAACATCAAAACTCAATTAAGACATGAATTAAGATTAAATGCTCAAACAAAATTATGGCTAGATACAATATCAATGCCAGCAATAGAATTAAAAGAAAAGATAGAAAAAGAAATGGAAGAAAACCCTTTCTTGGAATATGATTTTAAAAATACTAGTAATAAAGATATTGATAATATAATAGAGAACACACTTCAAAGCGAGGGAGAAAGCCTATTTGAACACCTTAAAACACAAATAAATATAGCATTTGACAATAAAAAAGATATAGAATTAGCAGAACATATATGCAGTTTTATAGATAAAGAGGGATATATAAAAACACCATACGAAACAATATCAGAAACTTTGAATGCAAATATAAAAGATGTACAGAGAATAATTAATATATTAAAAACCTTTGACCCATTAGGAGTTTGTGCGAAGGATATTGGAGAATGTTTATCTATACAGCTTAAATCGAGAGATGATATAGAAGAGAGTATAAAAGAAATAGCTATAAAAATAGTAGAAAACTTCTTAAAAGAGCTTGGAAGTAAAAATTATGATTATATAGCAAATGAAATTAATATTACTAAAGATAAAGTACTTGAAGCTCTAAAGATAATACAAACATTAGAGCCCTACCCTGCAAGAGAATATAACACTACACCTATAAAATATATAGTTCCTGAAATTTTTATATTCAAAGAAAACAATGAGTGGGTTGTAAAAACTAATGAAAGCTTTATAAAACCCTTGAAAATTAGCAAAAAATATAGTAAACTAATAAATGAGGGGAAAAATAGTAGTAGAGAAGATATAAACTTTTTGAAAGAAAAAAAGAAAATGGCTGAAAGTTTAATAAATGCCGTTGGTGAAAGAAAAAAAACACTATTAAAAGTAGGCGAAGGATTATTAAAATTTCAACTTCCTTTCTTTGAAAATGGAAAAGAGTTTGTAAAGCCCTTAAAATTACAAGATTTATCATTGGAAGTCTCTTTAAGTGAGTCCACAATAAGCAGAATATCAAATGGTAAATACTTAAATACAGTTTGGGGTACTTTTTCTATAAAATATTTCTTTTCAAAAGAGCTTAAAGGTGGTGTATCATCAAGGGCTGTGAAAGAAATAATAAAAAGAATAATAAAAGACTCCCCCGCTAAATTGACTGATGAAAAAATAAGGCTGATATTAAAAAGCGAAGGTATTGATATATCAAGAAGAACAGTTGCTAAATATAGGCTTTCATCATCAATATTATAA
- the hpf gene encoding ribosome hibernation-promoting factor, HPF/YfiA family has translation MHQNIIGKNVRITKNVREHIANKMQNIKVHSDKIIDANIICEHIHEEYIVQGTITFGKQVFHDKEKEKDLYAAIDTMFQKIERKVRKSKEKNIDKSQRAVVDKSVQTEDDASYSINTVSLYEKPLDEIDALVIFNHDKRPYLAYFPIKREEDLYSVKIGKYPSYLFKGNDSKTYEIYESDDSNSWNIDEVSLTSDNNIDASSSKKYELKEYNVSEAVNYLTENNNEKFVVYVSSVTGQVEALYKESDISFTLIRIFEI, from the coding sequence ATGCATCAAAACATTATAGGTAAAAATGTGAGAATCACTAAAAACGTAAGAGAACATATAGCTAATAAGATGCAAAATATAAAAGTTCATTCTGATAAAATCATAGATGCTAATATCATATGTGAGCATATACATGAAGAATATATAGTTCAAGGTACTATTACTTTCGGTAAACAAGTATTCCATGATAAAGAAAAAGAAAAAGACTTGTATGCAGCAATAGATACAATGTTTCAAAAAATAGAAAGAAAGGTTAGAAAATCTAAAGAGAAAAATATAGATAAATCTCAAAGAGCTGTAGTTGATAAAAGTGTACAAACTGAAGATGATGCTTCTTATTCTATAAATACAGTATCTTTGTATGAAAAACCTTTAGATGAAATTGATGCTCTTGTTATATTTAATCATGATAAGAGACCGTATCTTGCTTATTTCCCTATAAAAAGAGAAGAAGATTTGTACAGTGTAAAAATAGGTAAATATCCTTCTTACTTATTTAAAGGAAATGATTCTAAAACTTATGAAATATATGAGAGCGATGATTCTAATTCTTGGAATATAGATGAAGTAAGTTTAACTAGCGACAATAATATAGATGCTAGTTCTAGCAAAAAATATGAATTAAAAGAATACAATGTGAGTGAGGCAGTAAACTACTTAACAGAAAACAACAATGAAAAATTTGTAGTATATGTAAGCAGTGTTACAGGTCAGGTAGAAGCTTTATATAAAGAATCAGATATATCTTTTACTTTAATAAGAATATTTGAGATATAA
- a CDS encoding PTS sugar transporter subunit IIA — MSLIDYINKDAIMIDVQETDKERLLSKMVERLNECGLLLSKDEAEHSIMAREKLMSTGVGNGIAIPHAKTDAVDKIVLTVATIKNGINYKSVDKKKVFIVFMLLAPKDSASENLKVLTTIAKILRDNSHFVEKLINTDKNEDIISLIAKEEMKL; from the coding sequence ATGAGCTTGATAGACTATATCAACAAAGATGCAATAATGATAGATGTTCAAGAGACAGATAAAGAACGTTTGCTCTCTAAAATGGTAGAAAGGCTTAATGAATGCGGTCTTTTGCTGAGTAAAGACGAAGCAGAACATTCAATTATGGCTAGAGAAAAACTCATGAGCACAGGGGTTGGAAATGGCATAGCTATTCCACATGCTAAAACTGATGCTGTAGACAAGATAGTTTTAACTGTTGCCACAATAAAAAATGGAATAAATTATAAATCTGTAGACAAGAAAAAAGTATTTATAGTTTTTATGCTTCTTGCTCCTAAAGATTCTGCATCAGAGAATTTAAAAGTATTAACTACAATAGCTAAAATACTTAGAGACAATAGCCATTTTGTAGAAAAACTTATAAACACAGATAAAAATGAAGATATAATATCTCTTATCGCTAAAGAGGAAATGAAATTATAA
- the hprK gene encoding HPr(Ser) kinase/phosphatase produces the protein MPKKINVEKFLEINENRNNILKIRRLTGLIGMKNEIYSCDVNRPGMALFRYFQDFAFERIQIFGKGEGNYVVTLDKENKTDIFEEMLSYKIPICIFTYGLVPPESFIEIAKKNDICVIVTELPTNEFVLSMQNLIEEEFLESFRVHGGLVEVFGVGILILGKSGVGKSEATLELIYKGHRLIADDTVEFKKLKDGRIIGKKHDVIKHKMEVRGIGIVDISRLSGMSAIRDKKRLDLVIELEQWKDDEQYDRMGLYDKTYNILNTEIPYIKLPVRAGRNICILIETAAKNLRLKEMGYNSAKELDKDLIEAMQKKGS, from the coding sequence ATGCCTAAAAAAATAAATGTTGAAAAATTCCTTGAAATCAACGAAAACAGAAACAACATATTAAAAATAAGAAGATTAACTGGTTTAATTGGCATGAAAAATGAAATATACAGCTGCGATGTCAACAGACCTGGTATGGCATTATTTAGATACTTTCAGGATTTTGCTTTTGAAAGAATACAGATATTCGGAAAAGGCGAAGGAAATTATGTTGTAACTTTAGACAAAGAAAATAAGACTGATATATTTGAAGAGATGCTTTCTTATAAGATTCCTATATGTATATTTACTTATGGGCTTGTACCGCCTGAATCTTTTATAGAAATTGCTAAAAAGAATGATATATGTGTTATTGTTACTGAACTTCCTACTAATGAGTTTGTATTATCTATGCAAAACTTAATAGAAGAGGAGTTTTTAGAATCTTTTAGAGTTCATGGCGGGCTTGTTGAGGTTTTTGGAGTTGGAATTTTAATATTAGGTAAAAGCGGTGTTGGTAAGAGTGAGGCTACTTTAGAGCTTATATATAAAGGTCATAGGCTTATAGCAGATGATACTGTTGAGTTTAAAAAATTAAAAGACGGCAGAATTATTGGTAAAAAACATGATGTTATTAAGCATAAAATGGAAGTAAGAGGTATTGGAATAGTAGATATAAGCAGGCTTTCTGGTATGAGTGCCATTAGAGATAAAAAAAGGCTTGATTTGGTGATTGAGCTTGAACAGTGGAAAGATGATGAGCAGTATGACAGAATGGGGCTTTATGATAAAACTTATAATATACTAAACACTGAAATACCTTATATAAAATTGCCTGTGCGTGCCGGAAGAAACATATGTATATTAATAGAAACTGCCGCTAAAAACTTACGTTTAAAAGAGATGGGCTATAATAGTGCTAAAGAATTGGATAAAGATTTAATAGAAGCTATGCAAAAAAAAGGTTCATAA
- the mnmA gene encoding tRNA 2-thiouridine(34) synthase MnmA, translated as MSKIAVGMSAGVDSTTTAKLLKEQGNEVFGVTMLLWDGDERAPLAGSCYGPYQNKVVEECKKYAAQIGIDYYAFNVSELFQKKVIDYVKDSYKKGLTPNPCIMCNREIKFMALFDAIEKSGLTFDKFATGHYAGVRYDEEEKRYILLRGKNHIKDQSYFLYRLTQEQLSKIMFPMYEMTKEETRSLAREYNLIDVAEKNDSQDFFAGEYHRLFDEDLEGNIVHIETNEILGKHNGIWHYTVGQRKGLGIAYKEPLFIISLDSSTNTVYVGNKNHTIIDKVTIYDINWIVNKREKEFTALVKTRSAHKGTMANVVPIDDNRIDIHFLEPTGIVAKGQSCVCYDGEITLCGGIVY; from the coding sequence ATGTCAAAAATAGCTGTTGGTATGAGTGCAGGAGTAGATTCTACAACAACGGCAAAGCTTTTAAAAGAACAGGGTAATGAAGTTTTTGGAGTTACAATGCTTCTTTGGGACGGTGATGAGAGAGCTCCTTTAGCTGGTTCTTGTTATGGTCCTTATCAAAATAAAGTGGTAGAAGAATGCAAAAAATATGCCGCTCAAATTGGCATTGATTATTATGCTTTTAATGTTAGTGAATTATTTCAAAAAAAAGTAATAGATTATGTAAAAGATTCATACAAAAAAGGTCTTACCCCAAACCCTTGTATAATGTGCAATAGAGAAATTAAGTTTATGGCTTTATTTGATGCCATAGAAAAAAGCGGTTTAACTTTCGATAAATTTGCTACCGGACATTATGCAGGTGTGAGATATGATGAAGAGGAAAAAAGATATATACTTTTAAGAGGAAAAAACCACATCAAAGACCAATCTTATTTTTTATATAGATTAACCCAAGAGCAATTATCAAAAATAATGTTTCCTATGTATGAGATGACTAAAGAAGAGACAAGAAGCTTAGCAAGAGAGTATAATCTTATTGATGTGGCAGAAAAAAATGATAGTCAAGACTTTTTTGCAGGTGAATATCATAGACTATTTGATGAGGATTTAGAAGGAAATATTGTGCATATAGAAACTAATGAAATATTAGGTAAGCATAATGGAATATGGCATTATACAGTTGGGCAGAGAAAAGGACTTGGCATTGCATACAAAGAGCCTCTTTTTATAATATCATTAGACAGCAGCACTAACACTGTTTATGTTGGAAATAAAAATCACACCATTATAGACAAAGTTACAATATATGATATAAACTGGATAGTAAACAAAAGAGAAAAAGAGTTTACAGCATTAGTAAAAACAAGAAGTGCCCATAAAGGTACTATGGCAAATGTTGTGCCAATAGATGATAACAGAATAGATATACATTTTTTAGAGCCTACAGGTATAGTAGCCAAAGGACAATCATGCGTTTGCTATGACGGCGAGATTACATTGTGCGGCGGAATTGTATATTAA
- a CDS encoding YbaN family protein, which yields MRILFIVLGFIFLGVGAIGIVVPILPTTPFLLLASFFFAKGSKRFHDWFLSTKLYKKYLESFVKSRAMTLKGKLTILIPVSCMLIITFILVDNIYARIVLVILFISKYVYFFTQIRTVSDEELSKMRISYQEEE from the coding sequence ATGAGAATATTATTTATAGTTTTAGGATTTATATTTCTTGGAGTAGGGGCTATTGGTATAGTTGTGCCTATTTTACCTACAACACCTTTTTTACTCTTGGCTTCATTTTTCTTTGCTAAAGGCTCTAAAAGATTTCATGATTGGTTTTTATCTACAAAATTATACAAAAAATATTTAGAGAGCTTTGTAAAATCAAGGGCTATGACTCTAAAAGGAAAATTAACAATACTTATACCTGTAAGCTGCATGCTTATAATAACATTCATTTTAGTAGATAATATATATGCTCGTATAGTTTTGGTGATATTATTTATTTCAAAATATGTTTATTTCTTTACGCAGATTAGAACAGTTTCAGATGAAGAGCTAAGTAAGATGCGAATAAGCTATCAAGAAGAGGAATGA
- the rpmA gene encoding 50S ribosomal protein L27, which yields MAHKKGGGSSKNGRDSQSKRLGVKVYGGEKVVSGNIIVRQRGTQFHVGKNVDIGRDHTIFATANGVVKFHTNKFGKKTISVIAE from the coding sequence ATGGCACATAAGAAAGGTGGCGGAAGTTCAAAAAATGGACGTGATAGTCAATCTAAACGTTTAGGTGTGAAAGTTTATGGTGGAGAAAAGGTTGTATCTGGTAACATTATAGTTAGACAAAGAGGTACACAATTCCATGTTGGTAAAAATGTTGATATAGGCAGAGACCATACTATTTTTGCAACTGCTAATGGTGTTGTTAAATTCCACACTAATAAGTTTGGTAAAAAAACTATAAGTGTAATAGCTGAATAA
- a CDS encoding ribosomal-processing cysteine protease Prp has product MSSLFSVVYNSDGVIIKVTIEGHAGIKKSGEGYEVCIALSALSQAMLNALTEIVGSKSIKHKINDGYLSFELIGFDKLNKEKAYEYITVSRGYLLGIKSLIKEYPDYVKYKEELKNGT; this is encoded by the coding sequence ATGTCTTCTTTATTCAGTGTTGTTTATAATAGTGATGGTGTTATAATAAAAGTTACTATAGAAGGGCATGCTGGAATAAAAAAGTCTGGTGAAGGTTATGAGGTATGTATAGCTTTGAGTGCTTTATCTCAGGCTATGCTTAATGCTCTCACTGAAATAGTTGGCAGTAAGAGTATTAAACATAAAATTAATGATGGATATTTAAGCTTTGAATTGATTGGGTTTGATAAACTTAACAAAGAAAAAGCTTATGAGTATATTACAGTTAGTAGAGGGTATTTACTAGGTATAAAATCTCTTATTAAAGAGTATCCCGACTATGTAAAATATAAAGAGGAGTTAAAAAATGGCACATAA
- a CDS encoding bL21 family ribosomal protein has protein sequence MSSKIVESLKGDKVVIGKHKRRKDYKRKTGHRHKYHKITIEDITLA, from the coding sequence ATAAGTTCTAAAATAGTTGAAAGCTTAAAAGGTGATAAAGTAGTAATAGGTAAACACAAAAGAAGAAAAGATTATAAAAGAAAAACAGGTCATAGACATAAATATCATAAAATCACTATAGAAGATATTACATTAGCTTAA
- a CDS encoding bL21 family ribosomal protein translates to MYAIVEVKGKQYKIEKGQDILIEYLGDDAKESPEIKTLLSKKR, encoded by the coding sequence ATGTATGCAATAGTAGAAGTAAAGGGAAAACAATACAAAATAGAAAAAGGACAAGATATCTTAATAGAATATTTGGGCGATGATGCTAAAGAATCACCAGAAATAAAAACGCTCCTTTCTAAAAAAAGATGA
- a CDS encoding peptidylprolyl isomerase — protein sequence MKKKILLILSVFVFYSNILFNDVVNSIVGVVGSIPITYEDFVSRKSFLSLQARSIGKKINDDMVYKDLVEERIMYLKLKEYNYVIEENDVSRRLENIANQYNLTLDQFAKQLKAEGISYDEYRNSIKKQIAMENLSGLVVNNTEITDAEADEYYNNSKDKTAFEVDTLVKLSWIFFKATTFTEKGEKQELADKVRGMAARGNDFAELAKKYSDDEKTKNYGGDLGYNLLYDAGKRSLPAQVNAGLTLAKRGYKVGTVSSVRELVGKGFYIVKIVEIQKDMDSIRTRVKNYLSEIRMRDSFVKWLDDETKRVTIKLYK from the coding sequence TTGAAAAAAAAGATTTTGCTTATTTTATCTGTATTCGTTTTTTACAGTAATATTTTATTTAATGATGTAGTTAATAGTATAGTTGGAGTTGTTGGTTCTATTCCAATTACTTATGAAGATTTTGTAAGTAGGAAATCTTTTTTATCTCTTCAGGCTAGGTCTATTGGTAAAAAAATTAATGATGATATGGTTTACAAGGATTTAGTTGAAGAGCGAATAATGTATTTGAAGCTTAAAGAATATAATTATGTTATAGAAGAAAATGATGTAAGCAGACGTCTTGAGAACATTGCTAATCAGTATAATCTTACATTAGACCAATTTGCTAAACAGTTAAAAGCAGAAGGCATATCATATGACGAATACCGTAATTCCATAAAAAAACAAATAGCTATGGAAAATTTGAGCGGACTTGTTGTAAATAATACAGAAATCACAGATGCTGAGGCAGATGAGTATTATAATAATAGTAAAGATAAAACAGCCTTTGAGGTAGATACTTTAGTAAAGCTTTCTTGGATATTTTTCAAAGCGACCACTTTTACAGAAAAAGGTGAAAAGCAAGAATTGGCAGATAAAGTTAGAGGTATGGCGGCAAGAGGTAATGATTTTGCTGAGTTAGCTAAAAAATATAGCGATGATGAAAAAACAAAGAATTATGGCGGAGATTTGGGCTATAATCTTTTATATGATGCAGGAAAACGTTCTTTGCCTGCACAGGTAAATGCTGGTCTTACTTTAGCAAAGAGAGGATATAAAGTAGGTACAGTGAGCTCAGTTCGTGAGTTGGTTGGTAAAGGCTTTTATATAGTAAAAATAGTAGAAATACAAAAGGATATGGATAGTATTCGCACAAGAGTAAAAAACTACCTAAGCGAGATTCGTATGAGAGATTCTTTTGTAAAATGGCTCGATGATGAAACTAAAAGAGTTACTATAAAGTTATATAAATAG
- a CDS encoding fumarylacetoacetate hydrolase family protein: MKFVSYLEWNNTEAIGILTKNEQNVIPIADIIPEFKNYNMINFIENCNKEILNKLEKEIDTFKQTYSIEKLQLLSPITKPIHDIICVGVNYQDHINEVKNNINDVQNTKPVYFSKRAIYIIGHNHNINARLDLDEALDYEAELAIIIGKKAKDIKAEEVNEYIFGYSIFNDISSRKIQKEHSQWYKGKSLDTYSSMGPCIVYKDDIKDVNNLNIKSTLNDEIRQNSNTKHMIHNIYELVSDISKGMTLEPGDIIATGTPSGVGMGFNPPKYMKNGDKITCSIENIGELTNYVK; this comes from the coding sequence ATGAAATTTGTATCTTATTTAGAATGGAATAACACTGAAGCAATAGGAATTTTAACTAAAAATGAACAAAATGTTATACCTATAGCAGATATTATACCAGAGTTTAAAAATTATAATATGATTAATTTTATAGAAAATTGTAATAAAGAAATACTAAATAAATTAGAAAAAGAAATAGATACTTTCAAGCAAACTTATTCAATAGAAAAACTTCAATTACTTTCACCTATCACAAAGCCTATACATGATATAATATGCGTAGGAGTAAATTATCAAGACCATATTAACGAAGTAAAAAATAATATTAATGATGTACAAAACACAAAACCTGTATATTTCTCTAAAAGAGCTATTTATATAATAGGACATAATCATAATATAAATGCAAGATTAGATTTAGATGAAGCATTAGACTATGAAGCAGAGTTAGCAATTATAATAGGTAAAAAAGCAAAAGATATAAAAGCAGAAGAAGTAAATGAATATATATTCGGATATAGTATTTTTAATGATATATCTTCAAGAAAAATACAAAAAGAACATTCTCAATGGTATAAAGGAAAAAGTTTAGATACTTACAGTTCAATGGGGCCATGCATAGTATATAAAGATGATATAAAAGATGTAAATAACTTAAATATAAAATCAACTCTAAACGATGAAATAAGACAAAACTCAAATACAAAACATATGATACATAATATATATGAATTAGTAAGCGATATATCTAAAGGAATGACACTAGAACCAGGAGATATAATAGCAACCGGCACACCTTCTGGAGTTGGTATGGGATTTAACCCTCCTAAATATATGAAAAATGGTGATAAAATAACTTGCTCTATAGAAAATATTGGCGAGCTGACTAATTATGTTAAATAA
- a CDS encoding thymidine kinase, producing MNYLITGPMFAGKSKYLIKTLDYLLMEKSDIKILFIYPNISYRGYFCRDKNVVFDKRIDIITEEELEDKFTNIENYLSNYDVVGIDEFCFLNKTSEFIKLIKDFSRNNINIDFYIASLDMDFKRNYWESVSSLIEEDLIDVHIKVFGKCDCGRKGIYSKRIVKDVDRIVIGDDIYKCVCRYCYEGEDEVKLNL from the coding sequence ATGAATTATTTAATAACAGGTCCCATGTTTGCAGGGAAGTCAAAATATTTAATAAAGACTTTGGATTATCTTCTTATGGAAAAAAGTGATATTAAGATACTATTTATATATCCTAATATTTCTTATAGGGGGTATTTTTGCAGGGATAAAAATGTTGTATTTGACAAGAGAATAGATATTATAACTGAAGAGGAATTAGAGGATAAATTTACAAATATAGAAAATTATTTATCTAATTATGATGTTGTAGGTATTGATGAGTTTTGCTTTTTAAATAAAACTTCTGAGTTTATTAAACTAATAAAAGATTTTTCAAGAAATAATATTAATATAGATTTTTACATAGCTTCTTTGGATATGGATTTTAAGAGGAATTATTGGGAGAGTGTGAGCAGTTTGATTGAAGAAGATTTGATTGATGTGCATATAAAGGTTTTTGGAAAATGTGATTGCGGAAGAAAGGGGATATATTCAAAAAGAATAGTTAAAGATGTTGATAGAATTGTGATAGGAGATGATATATATAAATGCGTATGCAGGTACTGCTATGAGGGTGAAGATGAAGTTAAATTAAACTTATAA